A window from Solea senegalensis isolate Sse05_10M linkage group LG15, IFAPA_SoseM_1, whole genome shotgun sequence encodes these proteins:
- the ubr2 gene encoding E3 ubiquitin-protein ligase UBR2 isoform X3, which yields MAAAEPDMEPASAPCSEFLNFSAKDTAARWLTAVDLQQDVFRHLAVYVPRILCLGPTGVNSREEQREELACQLLLLAPLEWLLLGEEPAAGLARLQENNQPSPLCGHVFKVGEPTYSCRECAADPTCVLCMQCFLGSVHKDHRYRMTTSGGGGFCDCGDSEAWKKGPYCQKHTPTDTSRDTEEDPVAQLPADVVARCFSIFSIMLRYAVNLLTWDQEDELPAGLKPPDRADTFYCMLFNDEVHTYEQVIYTLQKAVNCSQKEAVSFATTVDREGRKSVRYGDFQFCEQAKSIIVRNTGRQSKPLRVQVMHSSVVAHQCFALKTLTWLGQIIQYSDGLRRILCQVGLQQGPEGENSSLVDRLMLNDSKMWKGARNIYHQLLMNSLLMDLEYKKIFAIQFAKNYRRLQTDFMEDDHERVVSVTSLSVQLFTVPTMARMLMVEQNLMSTIIRTFVDHLRHRDLQGRFQFDRYTAQQAFKFGRVQSLIGDLKYVLISRPSEWTNQLRLKFLEGLDAFLELLKCMQGMDPVVRQVGQHIEMEPEWEAAFTLQMKLTPIISMIQEWCCTDEHVLIEAYRRCLSALSQCHSGLPDGEQPISLNLAGHCVETFRYQVSQEKVSIHLPVCRLLAGLHVLLSRTEVASRAPEQLPLGELSPPLLIELPLRCLVLCAQVHAGMWRRNGFSLINQIYYYHNVKCRVEMFDKDINMLQVGASMMDPNHFLMIVMSRFELFHIFSSADVRKRYREANKDVVQQNNTLIEEMLHLIIMVIGERYVSGVGQVAPFDEVRREIIHQLSIRRMAHSELVKALPENGNKETGLERVIDSVASFKEPGVTGRGLYELRPEWNKHFNLYFHHYSRADQSKAEEAQRKLRRQNGEDTALPPPPLPPLSPLFASLVNLLQCDMLLAIEGAVLQWAVEPSGGGWTESMLQRVLHLVGMALLEEQQQLENSSIDDDIVTFNYTCKITRPGESPSPSGSVLALLESLQNAPHLEVHKDMITWILKMVTNIKTMRERTSATSSYTMSPGAGQEETARDRDKAERKRKAEMARLRREKIMAQMSEMQKHFINENKELFQQSLEELEASTSTAAHSSSPGLVPPCVSQVCVGPRRVGGADQRQLVTCILCQEEQEVKGHGRAMVLAAFVQRSTVLSKNRHRSLPNPERYDPVFQHPDLSLGIYTASCGHIMHATCWQRYFEAVQVKEQRRQQRLRGHTSYDVENGEFLCPLCECLSNTVIPLLPSTPSPNNSVDHPSLEAWINTTNQQIATLHSTYRRQTDGAAEEAEPEAPEGFRVDFTPQSSFSSSISEMINTFSLSTYKVTLKLNPNDADPRVPVLSWFTCAYTIQSIERLLMDEDKPLFGSLPCRQDDCLSSLTRFSSACWTVAPLKTTHTHFIRLFKALVPDSQDENTPCVIDIDMLHLLVYTVLSYSSVKSLDQCGRSGVDSAHLHILHLIIVAHMVQILLTSTTEDVCMDQDSGGSEEEELTCQLYDTLRKHLGSALPEVTSGWQLWRCVKAAILPFLRAAALFFHYLNSTAPPADLLAGPGQWEALCSYLSLPCNLLQVYQSQHTLMELLIHRWCCHPDVRRSLQGGGVIVRFPRESNRLIDLPEDYSVLIYQASSFTCPRSGGDKSRAPTLCLVCGAMLCSQSYCCQTEVDGEDVGACTAHTFTCGAGLGLFLRVRESQVLFVAGKSKGCFYPPPYLDNYGETDQGLKRGNPLHLCRERYRKIERLWRQHGIAEVIGHAQEANHTLITIDWQHL from the exons ATGGCGGCGGCCGAACCAGATATGGAGCCAGCGTCTGCTCCATGTTCGGAATTTCTCAACTTCTCCGCCAAAGACACCGCTGCG CGCTGGCTAACGGCGGTCGATCTGCAGCAGGACGTATTCCGACACCTGGCCGTGTATGTTCCCAGAATTCTTTGCCTCGGTCCGACAGGGGTGAACAGcagggaggagcagagggaggagctagcctgtcagctgctgctcctggcTCCTCTGGAATGGCTGCTCCTGGGGGAGGAGCCTGCCGCTGGATTGGCGCGTCTCCAGGAGAACAACCAGCCGTCCCCGCTGTGTGGACATGTGTTCAAGGTGGGAGAGCCCACCTACTCCTGCAG ggagtGTGCCGCTGATCCCACATGTGTTCTGTGCATGCAGTGTTTCCTGGGCAGTGTCCACAAAGACCATCGATACAGG aTGACCACGTCAGGCGGTGGAGGTTTCTGTGACTGTGGAGACTCTGAGGCCTGGAAGAAAGGTCCTTActgtcagaaacacacacccacagacaccagcagagacactgaggag gacCCCGTTGCTCAGCTTCCAGCTGATGTGGTTGCCCGTTGTTTCAGCATCTTCTCCATCATGCTGAGGTATGCTGTCAACCTTCTGACCTGGGACCAGGAGGACGAGCTGCCCGCAGGACTCAAACCACC ggaCAGAGCAGACACCTTCTACTGCATGTTGTTTAATGATGAAGTCCACACGTATGAGCAGGTGATCTACACGCTGCAGAAAGCCGTCAACTGCAGCCAAAAAGAGGCTGTAAGCTTTGCCACAACTGTCGACAGAGAG ggCAGGAAGTCTGTTCGTTATGGAGACTTTCAGTTCTGTGAACAGGCCAAGTCCATCATCGTG AGGAACACCGGCCGCCAGTCGAAGCCGCTCCGCGTTCAGGTGATGCACTCGTCTGTCGTCGCTCATCAGTGTTTTGCTCTGAAGACTCTCACCTGGCTGGGTCAGATCATTCAGTACTCTG atgGTCTTAGGAGAATTCTCTGTCAGGTTGGACTTCAGCAGGGTCCTGAAGGAGAGAACTCGTCCCTGGTCGACAGACTGATGCTCAACGACTCCAAGATGTGGAAAg GAGCCAGGAACATCTACCACCAGCTGCTCATGAACAGTCTCCTCATGGACCTTGAGTACAAGAAGATCTTTGCCATTCAGTTTGCCAAG AACTACAGGCGCCTCCAGACAGATTTTATGGAGGATGACCACGAGCGAGTGGTGTCAGTGACGTCACTGTCCGTTCAGCTCTTCACTGTCCCGACCATG gcaCGGATGTTGATGGTGGAGCAGAACCTCATGAGCACGATTATCAGGACGTTTGTGGATCACCTCCGTCACAGAGACCTGCAGGGACGATTCCAGTTCGACCGGTACACGGCACAGCAGGCCTTCAAGTTCGGCCGAGTCCAGAGCCTCATCGGAGACCTGAA GTACGTCCTGATCAGTCGTCCCTCTGAATGGACCAATCAGCTCAGACTGAAGTTTCTAGAAGGTCTGGATGCTTTTCTGGAGCTGCTCAAGTGTATGCAG GGTATGGACCCGGTGGTGAGACAGGTGGGACAGCACATAGAGATGGAGCCTGAATGGGAGGCAGCGTTCACACTGCAGATGAAACTCACTCCCATCATCTCCATGATCCAGGAGTGGTGCTGCACTGAT gagcACGTGTTGATCGAGGCGTACAGGAGGTGTCTGAGCGCGCTCAGTCAGTGTCACAGTGGCCTCCCTGATGGTGAGCAGCCAATCAGCTTGAATCTGGCCGGACACTGTGTGGAGACGTTCAGGTACCAGGTGTCCCAGGAAAAGGTGTCCATACACCTGCCGGTGTGCAGACTGCTggcag GTCTGCATGTTCTGTTGAGCAGGACTGAGGTGGCCTCACGTGCCCCTGAGCAGCTCCCCCTG GGTGAACTCAGCCCCCCCCTACTGATTGAGCTCCCCCTCCGCTGCCTGGTGCTCTGTGCCCAAGTGCATGCTGGGATGTGGAGGAGGAACGGCTTCTCCCTGATCAACCAG ATCTATTATTACCACAATGTGAAGTGCAGAGTGGAGATGTTTGACAAAGACATCAACATGCTgcag GTGGGGGCGTCCATGATGGATCCAAACCACTTCCTGATGATTGTTATGAGTCGATTTGAACTTTTCCACATATTCAGCTCCGCGGACGTCAGGAAGAGATACAGAGAGGCCAACAAG gatGTGGTCCAGCAGAACAACACACTGATTGAGGAGATGCTTCACCTCATCATCATGGTCATCG GTGAGCGTTATGTGTCAGGtgttggacaggtggcgccctTTGATGAGGTCAGAAGAGAAATCATCCACCAGCTGTCGATCAGACGGATGGCTCACAGTGAGCTGGTGAAGGCTTTACCTGAGAAT GGGAATAAGGAGACAGGTCTGGAGCGAGTCATCGACAGCGTGGCTTCATtcaa GGAACCAGGTGTGACGGGGCGTGGCCTGTATGAGCTGCGTCCTGAGTGGAACAAACATTTCAACCTGTACTTCCATCACTATAGCAGAGCCGACCAGTCTAAG gcgGAAGAGGCTCAGAGGAAGCTGAGGAGACAGAATGGTGAagacacag ccctccctccccctcccctccccccgcTCTCCCCCCTCTTTGCCAGTCTGGTGAACCTGCTGCAGTGTGACATGCTGCTGGCCATAGAGGGCGCTGTGCTGCAGTGGGCTGTGGAGCCCAGTGGGGGGGGCTGGACTGAGTCCATGCTGCAGAGG gtgctCCACCTGGTGGGCATGGCTctgctggaggagcagcagcagctggagaacAGCAGCATAGATGATGACATCGTCACCTTCAACTACACCTGCAAGATCACAC gtccaGGTGAGTCTCCCAGTCCTTCTGGAAGTGTCCTCGCTCTGTTGGAGTCTCTGCAGAACGCTCCTCACCTGGAGGTTCATAAAGACATGATCACCTGGATCCTCAAG ATGgtgacaaacattaaaacaatgaGAGAGCGAACGTCTGCGACATCCAGCTACACCATGAGTCCAGGAGCTGGACAGGaggag ACAGCCAGAGACCGCGACAAGGcggagaggaaaaggaaggcGGAGATGGCACGTCTTCGTCGTGAGAAGATCATGGCTCAGATGTCGGAGATGCAGAAACATTTCATCAACGAGAACAAAGAACTGTTTCAGCAGAgtctggaggagctggaggcgtCGACGTCAACGGCCGCACACTCCAG TTCCCCTGGTTTGGTGCCACCCTGCGTCTCACAGGTGTGTGTTGGTCCCAGGAGAGTGGGTGGAGCTGATCAACGTCAGCTGGTCACCTGTATCCTGTgtcaggaggagcaggaggtcaaaggtcacggcAGAGCAATGGTGCTGGCTGCATTTGTCCAGAGGTCAACTGTTCTGTCTAAAAACCGCCACCGCAGTCTGCCCAACCCAG AGCGGTACGACCCTGTGTTCCAGCACCCTGATCTTTCTCTGGGGATTTACACAGCCAGCTGTGGGCACATCATGcacgccacctgctggcagag gtaCTTTGAGGCCGTGCAGGTGAAGGAGCAGAGACGCCAGCAGCGTCTCAGAGGTCACACCAGCTACGACGTGGAGAACGGAGAGTTTCTGTGTCCACTCTGTGAATGTTTGAGCAACACAGTGATCCCTCTGCTGCCCTCTACTCCCTCACCTAACaacag tgtCGATCATCCCTCTCTGGAAGCTTGGATCAACACAACCAATCAGCAGATAGCAACACTACACTCCACCTACAGGAGGCAAACTGATG gtgcagcagaggaggcggagcctgaaGCTCCTGAAGGTTTCAGGGTGGACTTCACTCCACA GAGCTCTTTCTCCAGCAGCATCAGTGAGATGATCAACACCTTCAGTCTGTCCACGTATAAGGTCACACTGAAGCTCAACCCTAACGACGCCGACCCTCGAGTCCCCGTGCTCAGCTGGTTCACCTGTGCCTACACCATCCAGAGTatag agCGCCTCCTGATGGATGAGGACAAGCCACTGTTTGGAAGTTTACCTTGTAGACAG gacgACTGTCTGAGTTCTCTCACTAGGTTCAGTTCAGCATGTTGGACTGTAGCTCCActaaagacaacacacacacacttcatcagaCTGTttaaag ctctGGTTCCAGACTCTCAGGATGAAAACACTCCATGTGTCATTGACATTGACATGCTCCACCTGCTG GTTTACACTGTGTTGTCCTACAGCTCAGTAAAGAGTCTGGACCAATGTGGTCGCAGTGGtgttgactccgcccacttgCACATCCTCCACCTGATCATTGtggctcacatggttcagattCTGCTCACGTCCACCACag AGGACGTGTGTATGGATCAGGACAGTGGAggctcagaggaggaggagcttacCTGTCAGCTCTATgacacactgaggaaacacCTGGGCAG tgcgtTGCCTGAAGTGACCTCTGGGTGGCAGTTGTGGCGTTGTGTCAAAGCCGCCATCTTACCGTTCCTCCGAGCCGCCGCCCTCTTCTTCCACTACCTGAACTCTACAGCACCACCTGCTGACCTACTGG CAGGTCCTGGTCAGTGGGAGGCACTGTGCAGTTACCTGAGTCTGCCCTGCAACCTGCTGCAGGTTTACCAGAGCCAACACACACTAATGGAGCTGCTCATACACAG gtgGTGTTGTCATCCAGATGTGAGGCGGTCACTGCaggggggcggagtcatcgTCAGGTTCCCCAGAGAATCAAACAGACTGATCGATCTTCCAGAAGATTATAGTGTCCTGATCTACCAGGCGTCCAGCTTCac GTGTCCTCGTTCAGGTGGAGACAAGTCCCGCGCTCCGACCTTGTGTCTCGTGTGCGGCGCCATGTTGTGTTCTCAGAGCTACTGTTGTCAGACGGAGGTGGACGGTGAAGACGTCGGCGCCTGCACCGCACACACCTTCACCTGTGGGGCGGGGCTTGGACTCTTCctcag AGTCAGAGAGAGTCAGGTGTTGTTTGTTGCAGGTAAATCTAAAGGTTGTTTTTATCCTCCTCCGTATCTGGACAACTATGGAGAAACTGACCAGGGTCTTAA GCGCGGGAACCCCCTCCACTTGTGTCGGGAACGTTATCGGAAGATCGAGCGTCTGTGGCGACAGCACGGCATCGCCGAGGTCATAGGTCACGCTCAGGAGGCCAATCATACGCTCATCACCATCGACTGGCAGCACCTGTGA
- the ubr2 gene encoding E3 ubiquitin-protein ligase UBR2 isoform X5, producing the protein MAAAEPDMEPASAPCSEFLNFSAKDTAARWLTAVDLQQDVFRHLAVYVPRILCLGPTGVNSREEQREELACQLLLLAPLEWLLLGEEPAAGLARLQENNQPSPLCGHVFKVGEPTYSCRECAADPTCVLCMQCFLGSVHKDHRYRMTTSGGGGFCDCGDSEAWKKGPYCQKHTPTDTSRDTEEDPVAQLPADVVARCFSIFSIMLRYAVNLLTWDQEDELPAGLKPPDRADTFYCMLFNDEVHTYEQVIYTLQKAVNCSQKEAVSFATTVDREGRKSVRYGDFQFCEQAKSIIVRNTGRQSKPLRVQVMHSSVVAHQCFALKTLTWLGQIIQYSDGLRRILCQVGLQQGPEGENSSLVDRLMLNDSKMWKGARNIYHQLLMNSLLMDLEYKKIFAIQFAKNYRRLQTDFMEDDHERVVSVTSLSVQLFTVPTMARMLMVEQNLMSTIIRTFVDHLRHRDLQGRFQFDRYTAQQAFKFGRVQSLIGDLKYVLISRPSEWTNQLRLKFLEGLDAFLELLKCMQGMDPVVRQVGQHIEMEPEWEAAFTLQMKLTPIISMIQEWCCTDEHVLIEAYRRCLSALSQCHSGLPDGEQPISLNLAGHCVETFRYQVSQEKVSIHLPVCRLLAGLHVLLSRTEVASRAPEQLPLGELSPPLLIELPLRCLVLCAQVHAGMWRRNGFSLINQIYYYHNVKCRVEMFDKDINMLQVGASMMDPNHFLMIVMSRFELFHIFSSADVRKRYREANKDVVQQNNTLIEEMLHLIIMVIGERYVSGVGQVAPFDEVRREIIHQLSIRRMAHSELVKALPENGNKETGLERVIDSVASFKEPGVTGRGLYELRPEWNKHFNLYFHHYSRADQSKAEEAQRKLRRQNGEDTALPPPPLPPLSPLFASLVNLLQCDMLLAIEGAVLQWAVEPSGGGWTESMLQRVLHLVGMALLEEQQQLENSSIDDDIVTFNYTCKITRPGESPSPSGSVLALLESLQNAPHLEVHKDMITWILKMVTNIKTMRERTSATSSYTMSPGAGQEETARDRDKAERKRKAEMARLRREKIMAQMSEMQKHFINENKELFQQSLEELEASTSTAAHSSSPGLVPPCVSQVCVGPRRVGGADQRQLVTCILCQEEQEVKGHGRAMVLAAFVQRSTVLSKNRHRSLPNPERYDPVFQHPDLSLGIYTASCGHIMHATCWQRYFEAVQVKEQRRQQRLRGHTSYDVENGEFLCPLCECLSNTVIPLLPSTPSPNNSVDHPSLEAWINTTNQQIATLHSTYRRQTDGAAEEAEPEAPEGFRVDFTPQSSFSSSISEMINTFSLSTYKVTLKLNPNDADPRVPVLSWFTCAYTIQSIERLLMDEDKPLFGSLPCRQDDCLSSLTRFSSACWTVAPLKTTHTHFIRLFKALVPDSQDENTPCVIDIDMLHLLVYTVLSYSSVKSLDQCGRSGVDSAHLHILHLIIVAHMVQILLTSTTEDVCMDQDSGGSEEEELTCQLYDTLRKHLGSALPEVTSGWQLWRCVKAAILPFLRAAALFFHYLNSTAPPADLLVAGPGQWEALCSYLSLPCNLLQVYQSQHTLMELLIHRWCCHPDVRRSLQGGGVIVRFPRESNRLIDLPEDYSVLIYQASSFTSVTHTHTHTHTQIYQASSFTSVTHTHTHTHTDLTGVQLHVSLTHTHTHTLGVGDMT; encoded by the exons ATGGCGGCGGCCGAACCAGATATGGAGCCAGCGTCTGCTCCATGTTCGGAATTTCTCAACTTCTCCGCCAAAGACACCGCTGCG CGCTGGCTAACGGCGGTCGATCTGCAGCAGGACGTATTCCGACACCTGGCCGTGTATGTTCCCAGAATTCTTTGCCTCGGTCCGACAGGGGTGAACAGcagggaggagcagagggaggagctagcctgtcagctgctgctcctggcTCCTCTGGAATGGCTGCTCCTGGGGGAGGAGCCTGCCGCTGGATTGGCGCGTCTCCAGGAGAACAACCAGCCGTCCCCGCTGTGTGGACATGTGTTCAAGGTGGGAGAGCCCACCTACTCCTGCAG ggagtGTGCCGCTGATCCCACATGTGTTCTGTGCATGCAGTGTTTCCTGGGCAGTGTCCACAAAGACCATCGATACAGG aTGACCACGTCAGGCGGTGGAGGTTTCTGTGACTGTGGAGACTCTGAGGCCTGGAAGAAAGGTCCTTActgtcagaaacacacacccacagacaccagcagagacactgaggag gacCCCGTTGCTCAGCTTCCAGCTGATGTGGTTGCCCGTTGTTTCAGCATCTTCTCCATCATGCTGAGGTATGCTGTCAACCTTCTGACCTGGGACCAGGAGGACGAGCTGCCCGCAGGACTCAAACCACC ggaCAGAGCAGACACCTTCTACTGCATGTTGTTTAATGATGAAGTCCACACGTATGAGCAGGTGATCTACACGCTGCAGAAAGCCGTCAACTGCAGCCAAAAAGAGGCTGTAAGCTTTGCCACAACTGTCGACAGAGAG ggCAGGAAGTCTGTTCGTTATGGAGACTTTCAGTTCTGTGAACAGGCCAAGTCCATCATCGTG AGGAACACCGGCCGCCAGTCGAAGCCGCTCCGCGTTCAGGTGATGCACTCGTCTGTCGTCGCTCATCAGTGTTTTGCTCTGAAGACTCTCACCTGGCTGGGTCAGATCATTCAGTACTCTG atgGTCTTAGGAGAATTCTCTGTCAGGTTGGACTTCAGCAGGGTCCTGAAGGAGAGAACTCGTCCCTGGTCGACAGACTGATGCTCAACGACTCCAAGATGTGGAAAg GAGCCAGGAACATCTACCACCAGCTGCTCATGAACAGTCTCCTCATGGACCTTGAGTACAAGAAGATCTTTGCCATTCAGTTTGCCAAG AACTACAGGCGCCTCCAGACAGATTTTATGGAGGATGACCACGAGCGAGTGGTGTCAGTGACGTCACTGTCCGTTCAGCTCTTCACTGTCCCGACCATG gcaCGGATGTTGATGGTGGAGCAGAACCTCATGAGCACGATTATCAGGACGTTTGTGGATCACCTCCGTCACAGAGACCTGCAGGGACGATTCCAGTTCGACCGGTACACGGCACAGCAGGCCTTCAAGTTCGGCCGAGTCCAGAGCCTCATCGGAGACCTGAA GTACGTCCTGATCAGTCGTCCCTCTGAATGGACCAATCAGCTCAGACTGAAGTTTCTAGAAGGTCTGGATGCTTTTCTGGAGCTGCTCAAGTGTATGCAG GGTATGGACCCGGTGGTGAGACAGGTGGGACAGCACATAGAGATGGAGCCTGAATGGGAGGCAGCGTTCACACTGCAGATGAAACTCACTCCCATCATCTCCATGATCCAGGAGTGGTGCTGCACTGAT gagcACGTGTTGATCGAGGCGTACAGGAGGTGTCTGAGCGCGCTCAGTCAGTGTCACAGTGGCCTCCCTGATGGTGAGCAGCCAATCAGCTTGAATCTGGCCGGACACTGTGTGGAGACGTTCAGGTACCAGGTGTCCCAGGAAAAGGTGTCCATACACCTGCCGGTGTGCAGACTGCTggcag GTCTGCATGTTCTGTTGAGCAGGACTGAGGTGGCCTCACGTGCCCCTGAGCAGCTCCCCCTG GGTGAACTCAGCCCCCCCCTACTGATTGAGCTCCCCCTCCGCTGCCTGGTGCTCTGTGCCCAAGTGCATGCTGGGATGTGGAGGAGGAACGGCTTCTCCCTGATCAACCAG ATCTATTATTACCACAATGTGAAGTGCAGAGTGGAGATGTTTGACAAAGACATCAACATGCTgcag GTGGGGGCGTCCATGATGGATCCAAACCACTTCCTGATGATTGTTATGAGTCGATTTGAACTTTTCCACATATTCAGCTCCGCGGACGTCAGGAAGAGATACAGAGAGGCCAACAAG gatGTGGTCCAGCAGAACAACACACTGATTGAGGAGATGCTTCACCTCATCATCATGGTCATCG GTGAGCGTTATGTGTCAGGtgttggacaggtggcgccctTTGATGAGGTCAGAAGAGAAATCATCCACCAGCTGTCGATCAGACGGATGGCTCACAGTGAGCTGGTGAAGGCTTTACCTGAGAAT GGGAATAAGGAGACAGGTCTGGAGCGAGTCATCGACAGCGTGGCTTCATtcaa GGAACCAGGTGTGACGGGGCGTGGCCTGTATGAGCTGCGTCCTGAGTGGAACAAACATTTCAACCTGTACTTCCATCACTATAGCAGAGCCGACCAGTCTAAG gcgGAAGAGGCTCAGAGGAAGCTGAGGAGACAGAATGGTGAagacacag ccctccctccccctcccctccccccgcTCTCCCCCCTCTTTGCCAGTCTGGTGAACCTGCTGCAGTGTGACATGCTGCTGGCCATAGAGGGCGCTGTGCTGCAGTGGGCTGTGGAGCCCAGTGGGGGGGGCTGGACTGAGTCCATGCTGCAGAGG gtgctCCACCTGGTGGGCATGGCTctgctggaggagcagcagcagctggagaacAGCAGCATAGATGATGACATCGTCACCTTCAACTACACCTGCAAGATCACAC gtccaGGTGAGTCTCCCAGTCCTTCTGGAAGTGTCCTCGCTCTGTTGGAGTCTCTGCAGAACGCTCCTCACCTGGAGGTTCATAAAGACATGATCACCTGGATCCTCAAG ATGgtgacaaacattaaaacaatgaGAGAGCGAACGTCTGCGACATCCAGCTACACCATGAGTCCAGGAGCTGGACAGGaggag ACAGCCAGAGACCGCGACAAGGcggagaggaaaaggaaggcGGAGATGGCACGTCTTCGTCGTGAGAAGATCATGGCTCAGATGTCGGAGATGCAGAAACATTTCATCAACGAGAACAAAGAACTGTTTCAGCAGAgtctggaggagctggaggcgtCGACGTCAACGGCCGCACACTCCAG TTCCCCTGGTTTGGTGCCACCCTGCGTCTCACAGGTGTGTGTTGGTCCCAGGAGAGTGGGTGGAGCTGATCAACGTCAGCTGGTCACCTGTATCCTGTgtcaggaggagcaggaggtcaaaggtcacggcAGAGCAATGGTGCTGGCTGCATTTGTCCAGAGGTCAACTGTTCTGTCTAAAAACCGCCACCGCAGTCTGCCCAACCCAG AGCGGTACGACCCTGTGTTCCAGCACCCTGATCTTTCTCTGGGGATTTACACAGCCAGCTGTGGGCACATCATGcacgccacctgctggcagag gtaCTTTGAGGCCGTGCAGGTGAAGGAGCAGAGACGCCAGCAGCGTCTCAGAGGTCACACCAGCTACGACGTGGAGAACGGAGAGTTTCTGTGTCCACTCTGTGAATGTTTGAGCAACACAGTGATCCCTCTGCTGCCCTCTACTCCCTCACCTAACaacag tgtCGATCATCCCTCTCTGGAAGCTTGGATCAACACAACCAATCAGCAGATAGCAACACTACACTCCACCTACAGGAGGCAAACTGATG gtgcagcagaggaggcggagcctgaaGCTCCTGAAGGTTTCAGGGTGGACTTCACTCCACA GAGCTCTTTCTCCAGCAGCATCAGTGAGATGATCAACACCTTCAGTCTGTCCACGTATAAGGTCACACTGAAGCTCAACCCTAACGACGCCGACCCTCGAGTCCCCGTGCTCAGCTGGTTCACCTGTGCCTACACCATCCAGAGTatag agCGCCTCCTGATGGATGAGGACAAGCCACTGTTTGGAAGTTTACCTTGTAGACAG gacgACTGTCTGAGTTCTCTCACTAGGTTCAGTTCAGCATGTTGGACTGTAGCTCCActaaagacaacacacacacacttcatcagaCTGTttaaag ctctGGTTCCAGACTCTCAGGATGAAAACACTCCATGTGTCATTGACATTGACATGCTCCACCTGCTG GTTTACACTGTGTTGTCCTACAGCTCAGTAAAGAGTCTGGACCAATGTGGTCGCAGTGGtgttgactccgcccacttgCACATCCTCCACCTGATCATTGtggctcacatggttcagattCTGCTCACGTCCACCACag AGGACGTGTGTATGGATCAGGACAGTGGAggctcagaggaggaggagcttacCTGTCAGCTCTATgacacactgaggaaacacCTGGGCAG tgcgtTGCCTGAAGTGACCTCTGGGTGGCAGTTGTGGCGTTGTGTCAAAGCCGCCATCTTACCGTTCCTCCGAGCCGCCGCCCTCTTCTTCCACTACCTGAACTCTACAGCACCACCTGCTGACCTACTGG TAGCAGGTCCTGGTCAGTGGGAGGCACTGTGCAGTTACCTGAGTCTGCCCTGCAACCTGCTGCAGGTTTACCAGAGCCAACACACACTAATGGAGCTGCTCATACACAG gtgGTGTTGTCATCCAGATGTGAGGCGGTCACTGCaggggggcggagtcatcgTCAGGTTCCCCAGAGAATCAAACAGACTGATCGATCTTCCAGAAGATTATAGTGTCCTGATCTACCAGGCGTCCAGCTTCacgtcagt cacacacacacacacacacacacacacacagatctatCAGGCGTCCAGCTTCacgtcagtcacacacacacacacacac acacacacagatctaaCAGGCGTCCAGCTTCACgtcagtctcacacacacacacacacacacactaggggtgggcgatatgacctaa